The stretch of DNA TTATACCATAAACGAGCATTATTATCAAAGTCAATTTTCTAAGCATAATTTTAGTTTTGTATTTATTCCAAATCTGTTAAAATTTGTACTAATTCTATTTGTAAATGAATTGATGATCCATATTATTTAACCCGATCAAAATTCAGAACTTTTACTTCTTTTGGTTTTAATATGATTTTAATTGTTTTTTCATATCCTGTTTCTGCGTTACCAAATTCGGATGCATTTTCAAGAGGAGAACTCATACCTAAGCGATTCAATGATGTCATGCATCCCATAGATCTGTTTAGCGTAAATGTGTATGTTTGAGTTTCCGTTTGCGAAGGGTTATGAAACGATGCGTAACCACCCTCATTATTAAATCCGCAATACCCATAAACATCACCACTTCTTGGATCTCCTCCATGCATTTTCACATTTTGGAAGGTTGGAAATACGTCATAAACCCATTTAAGACCTTTAGCCATAACATCCCAGTCTTGTTCTGATAGGTTTTCGGTTTTAATGTAGAATTCTATGAATCCGGTTCCGCGGGAAAGATTCATGAAGAGGTATTCGCTGAACTGTTCCTTGGACTCTCCTGTCTTTACTTTCTTGGGCTCATGATTGAAAATAGCATTCATAGGAAATTTGGTGTTTTCTTTTACCCAAATGTCGTGGTATACGCCATCGCGATATACAAGTTCACCTGATCTTCCTTCTCCTATGGCCCCATCGTCTGCATTAATCAACCATACCAAGTCAACGTGTTGTAACCACCACGGACTTAAATAAGCGCCATTAGTTATAGCCATAAATACTTCTGGATTGATCTTAGATACTTTGGTAAAAATATCAATGAGACGTTCTGTACCTGCTACTAAGTAATATGTTTTTAATTCGTCATATTTACTATCGTTCAATCGCGTATCCGTAGAAGTAAAACCCTTTGTTTCTAATTGTGGCATTTTTGGGGTTCCTCTACCATTTATTTCAAATGCACGGGTATATAGATGCCCAAAAACACCATCAAATTTAAAATAAGAGATGCCTTGGTTTGCTAATTCCAATGTACGTTCTTCAAAAGCATCCATATATTTTGGACCAGCCATGGACATAGAGAAATCAAGACTTTCAAAACCTTGTTCTCCTAATTTCTTTACCATTTTATTGGCTCCAAAAAAGCACCCTGGGCTATACCATAATCCTAATTTTCCGCCTTGAGATTTCACCAATTCATAACTACTTTTGAAGTCTCCATCAAATCTATCTGTATTCACCTTCCACAACTTATCAGACCAATCTGCATCATCTGAAAAACTATCTTGCCAGCCATCATCAATCACATAGGCATTTATGGCTTTTGTTTTACGC from Flavivirga spongiicola encodes:
- a CDS encoding alpha-galactosidase, whose product is MPLVIALVSCQKKSEFIIENEFLSRTMSLENGKLYTKCIYNKIADKKLIPENKKEFKLRISKGTHKEGTSVELTSNDFKYVKVTKDESHIKGFLLENKEYQLQVEVTYELKNTAFYIHKFLEIKSENTITLERVDVEELEVQDAFQPYKLKQITTQSLNKIQTKPGYAPERAENTTDYKPGLGQPLYTKQSATFWGIEFPAATNFVKSNVLNCGYLWGKEIKAGETYLTYKAVVGVADDYQYIDDAFYKYIDDIRIRPLRLQVQYNSWFDFYQGVTREKFQKSAKKIYQELVIERKTKAINAYVIDDGWQDSFSDDADWSDKLWKVNTDRFDGDFKSSYELVKSQGGKLGLWYSPGCFFGANKMVKKLGEQGFESLDFSMSMAGPKYMDAFEERTLELANQGISYFKFDGVFGHLYTRAFEINGRGTPKMPQLETKGFTSTDTRLNDSKYDELKTYYLVAGTERLIDIFTKVSKINPEVFMAITNGAYLSPWWLQHVDLVWLINADDGAIGEGRSGELVYRDGVYHDIWVKENTKFPMNAIFNHEPKKVKTGESKEQFSEYLFMNLSRGTGFIEFYIKTENLSEQDWDVMAKGLKWVYDVFPTFQNVKMHGGDPRSGDVYGYCGFNNEGGYASFHNPSQTETQTYTFTLNRSMGCMTSLNRLGMSSPLENASEFGNAETGYEKTIKIILKPKEVKVLNFDRVK